The Streptomyces sp. NBC_01244 genome contains a region encoding:
- a CDS encoding fatty acyl-CoA synthetase, giving the protein MTPVRKNTVDGLLHDSARRVPDRVAVRYRERTWTYAELDAAVSTGAAVLRGRYGLAEGDRVATFGHNSDAYLLAFLACARAGLTHVPVNQNLTGEDLAYILENSGSSLVLADPEPSGRVPDGFAVRPLRDAPGSFLALLAEPAEPAGPGTFTRSGDPSRLAQLLYTSGTTALPKGAMMTHEALCHEYESAIAALDLAEGDLPVHSLPLYHSAQMHVFLLPYLAVGARNTIVDAPVAEEIFDLVEAGEADSLFAPPTVWIGLANHPDFADFAVRDLSALRKAYYGASIMPVPVLERLRARLPGLGFYNCFGQSEIGPLATVLRPEEHEGRMDSCGRPVHHVEARVVDEDGAEVPDGTAGEVVYRSPQLCLGYWNDAEATKKAFRDGWFRSGDLAVRDPEGYYTVVDRVKDVINSGGVLVASRQVEDVLYTHPGVAEAAVVGLPDERWIEAVTAVVVPRDGVTEAELLAYAREKLAHFKAPKRILFVDALPRNASGKILKRTLRDRFSSPA; this is encoded by the coding sequence ATGACCCCGGTGCGGAAGAACACGGTCGACGGACTGCTCCACGACAGCGCGCGGCGCGTCCCGGACCGGGTCGCGGTCCGCTACCGCGAGCGGACCTGGACCTACGCGGAACTCGACGCGGCCGTCTCCACGGGCGCGGCCGTCCTGCGCGGGCGCTACGGGCTGGCCGAGGGGGACCGGGTCGCGACCTTCGGGCACAACTCCGACGCCTACCTCCTCGCCTTCCTCGCCTGCGCCCGGGCCGGGCTCACGCACGTCCCCGTCAACCAGAACCTCACCGGGGAGGACCTCGCGTACATCCTGGAGAACTCCGGGAGCTCCCTCGTCCTCGCGGACCCCGAGCCGTCCGGGAGGGTCCCGGACGGGTTCGCCGTACGCCCGCTGCGCGACGCGCCCGGCTCCTTCCTCGCCCTCCTCGCCGAACCGGCGGAGCCCGCCGGACCCGGGACCTTCACCCGCTCCGGGGACCCGTCCCGGCTGGCGCAGCTGCTGTACACCTCCGGGACCACCGCCCTGCCGAAGGGGGCGATGATGACGCACGAGGCGCTCTGCCACGAGTACGAGAGCGCGATCGCGGCCCTGGACCTGGCGGAGGGCGATCTGCCGGTGCACTCCCTGCCGCTGTACCACTCGGCGCAGATGCACGTGTTCCTGCTGCCGTACCTGGCGGTGGGCGCGCGGAACACGATCGTGGACGCCCCGGTCGCGGAAGAGATCTTCGACCTGGTGGAGGCGGGGGAGGCGGACAGCCTGTTCGCGCCGCCGACGGTGTGGATCGGGCTGGCGAATCACCCCGACTTCGCGGACTTCGCCGTCCGTGACCTGTCCGCCCTGCGCAAGGCCTACTACGGCGCCTCGATCATGCCGGTGCCGGTTTTGGAACGGCTGCGGGCGCGGCTGCCCGGTCTCGGCTTCTACAACTGCTTCGGCCAGAGCGAGATCGGCCCGCTGGCCACGGTGCTGCGGCCGGAGGAGCACGAGGGGCGGATGGACTCGTGCGGTCGGCCGGTGCACCACGTGGAGGCACGGGTCGTCGACGAGGACGGGGCCGAGGTGCCGGACGGCACGGCGGGCGAGGTGGTCTACCGCTCCCCGCAGCTCTGCCTGGGCTACTGGAACGACGCGGAGGCGACGAAGAAGGCCTTCCGGGACGGCTGGTTCCGCTCCGGCGACCTGGCGGTCCGGGACCCGGAGGGGTACTACACGGTCGTGGACCGGGTGAAGGACGTCATCAACTCGGGCGGGGTCCTGGTCGCCTCACGGCAGGTCGAGGACGTGCTCTACACCCACCCGGGCGTGGCCGAGGCGGCGGTGGTCGGCCTCCCGGACGAACGGTGGATCGAGGCCGTCACGGCGGTGGTGGTCCCGCGCGACGGGGTCACGGAGGCGGAACTCCTGGCCTACGCCCGCGAGAAGCTGGCGCACTTCAAGGCCCCGAAACGGATCCTCTTCGTGGACGCCCTGCCCCGCAACGCGAGCGGCAAGATCCTCAAGCGCACCCTGCGCGACCGCTTCTCCTCACCGGCCTGA
- a CDS encoding penicillin acylase family protein: protein MRLLHGRRRARPRFRRAAVTGTALLAAVSAIPGAAALDQGSGPSGGGLSAVIRYTENGIPHILARDYAHLGFGTGWAQAADQVCVLADGFLTVSGERSRWFGPDTAPDGSLSSAAGNLSSDLFFKGVRDSGTVEKLLAVPAPAGPGKEVKELMRGWAAGYNAWLAQNQITDPACKGAGWVRPVTTTDIAARGFAVSVLGGQGRAVDGITSARPPGAPGAAPPSTAVPDTAGVDPAGVDPAAAAEAAREFFDTSRYDMGSNAVAFAGSTTASGSGLLLGNPHYPWQGGRRFWQSQQTIPGELNVSGGSLLGTTVVNIGFNEKVAWSHTVATGTPVNLHQLALDPADPTAYLVDGKPERMTARTVSVPVPGGAPVTRTQWWTRYGPVLSGLGAGLPLPWTTTTAYALADPNAANMRGSATALAMGRARSVAGVQDALRRTQGLPWVNTVAADSAGGTLFTQSQVLPRITDELAARCSTPLGRATYPSSGLAVLDGSRGDCAPGSDPDAVQPGVFGPGRAPTLRDAPYAENSNDSAWLANAEQPLTGYERIWGNVGTPRSLRTRGALEDVSSMAGRGGLTVADLQEQQFANRVPAGDLAAADAAKACAALPGGTATGSDGAAVDVSAACGVLAAWNRTADSTSRGALLFDRFWRKLTASTAAKELWLVPFDAADPVRTPRTLNQSAPGIGRALADTVAELGKAGIAPDAPLGEHQFVVRGGQKLPVGGGTEALGVWNKIEAPWNAAGGGYPEVLHGSSHIQAVGWDGGRCPVARTLLTYSQSSNPNSPHSADQTRLFSQERWVKARFCERDILTSPRLKVVWPRERH from the coding sequence TTGCGCCTACTCCACGGACGCCGTCGCGCCCGTCCGCGCTTCCGCCGCGCCGCCGTCACCGGCACCGCGCTGCTGGCAGCCGTCTCGGCGATACCCGGGGCCGCCGCCCTGGACCAGGGCTCCGGCCCGTCCGGCGGCGGCCTCTCCGCCGTCATCCGCTACACCGAGAACGGGATCCCGCACATCCTGGCCCGGGACTACGCCCACCTCGGGTTCGGCACCGGCTGGGCGCAGGCCGCCGACCAGGTGTGCGTGCTCGCCGACGGGTTCCTGACCGTCTCCGGGGAGCGGTCGCGGTGGTTCGGCCCGGACACCGCGCCCGACGGGTCGCTCTCCTCCGCCGCCGGGAACCTCTCCAGCGACCTGTTCTTCAAAGGCGTGCGCGACTCCGGCACCGTGGAGAAGCTGCTGGCCGTGCCCGCGCCGGCCGGGCCGGGCAAGGAGGTCAAAGAGCTGATGCGGGGCTGGGCCGCCGGCTACAACGCCTGGCTGGCCCAGAACCAGATCACCGACCCGGCCTGCAAGGGCGCCGGTTGGGTGCGCCCGGTCACCACCACCGACATCGCCGCCCGCGGCTTCGCCGTCTCGGTCCTCGGCGGCCAGGGCCGCGCCGTCGACGGCATCACCTCGGCGCGGCCCCCGGGCGCCCCGGGAGCCGCCCCGCCCTCCACGGCCGTCCCGGACACGGCCGGCGTCGATCCGGCCGGCGTCGATCCGGCCGCCGCCGCGGAGGCGGCCCGGGAGTTCTTCGACACCAGCCGCTACGACATGGGTTCCAACGCGGTGGCCTTCGCCGGCTCCACCACCGCGAGCGGCTCCGGCCTGCTCCTCGGCAACCCGCACTATCCGTGGCAGGGCGGCCGCCGGTTCTGGCAGTCGCAGCAGACCATCCCCGGCGAGCTGAACGTCTCGGGCGGCTCGCTGCTCGGCACCACCGTGGTGAACATCGGCTTCAACGAGAAGGTGGCCTGGAGCCACACGGTGGCCACCGGCACCCCCGTCAACCTCCACCAGCTGGCCCTCGACCCGGCCGACCCGACCGCCTATCTGGTGGACGGCAAGCCGGAGAGGATGACCGCACGGACCGTCAGCGTCCCGGTCCCGGGCGGCGCCCCGGTCACCCGGACCCAGTGGTGGACCCGCTACGGCCCGGTCCTGTCCGGCCTCGGCGCCGGCCTCCCGCTGCCCTGGACCACGACCACCGCCTACGCGCTGGCCGACCCCAATGCCGCGAACATGCGCGGCTCCGCCACGGCCCTGGCCATGGGCAGGGCCCGCTCGGTGGCCGGCGTTCAGGACGCCCTGCGGCGCACCCAGGGGCTGCCCTGGGTCAACACGGTGGCCGCCGACTCGGCGGGCGGCACCCTCTTCACCCAGTCCCAGGTGCTCCCCCGGATCACGGACGAGCTCGCCGCGCGCTGCTCGACCCCGCTGGGCAGGGCCACGTACCCGTCCTCGGGGCTGGCGGTGCTGGACGGTTCGCGCGGTGACTGCGCGCCCGGCTCCGACCCGGACGCGGTCCAGCCCGGGGTCTTCGGCCCGGGCAGGGCGCCGACGCTGCGCGATGCCCCGTACGCCGAGAACTCCAACGACAGCGCCTGGCTGGCCAACGCGGAGCAGCCGCTCACCGGCTACGAGCGGATCTGGGGCAATGTCGGGACCCCGCGCTCACTGCGGACCCGGGGCGCCCTGGAGGACGTCTCCTCGATGGCCGGGCGGGGCGGGCTTACGGTGGCGGACCTGCAGGAGCAGCAGTTCGCGAACCGGGTCCCGGCCGGTGATCTGGCGGCGGCCGACGCGGCGAAGGCCTGCGCGGCGCTGCCGGGCGGGACGGCCACGGGCTCCGACGGCGCCGCCGTGGACGTGTCGGCGGCCTGCGGGGTGCTGGCGGCCTGGAACCGTACGGCCGACAGCACGAGCCGCGGCGCCCTGCTCTTCGACCGGTTCTGGCGGAAGCTGACCGCGAGCACGGCGGCCAAGGAGCTGTGGCTGGTGCCCTTCGACGCGGCGGATCCGGTACGGACACCCCGCACGCTCAACCAGTCGGCGCCCGGGATCGGGCGGGCCCTCGCCGACACGGTGGCGGAGCTGGGGAAGGCGGGCATCGCACCCGACGCCCCGCTCGGGGAGCACCAGTTCGTGGTGCGCGGCGGGCAGAAGCTGCCGGTGGGCGGCGGAACGGAGGCCCTGGGCGTCTGGAACAAGATCGAGGCTCCGTGGAACGCGGCGGGCGGCGGCTACCCGGAGGTCCTGCACGGCTCCAGCCACATCCAGGCCGTCGGCTGGGACGGCGGCCGCTGCCCGGTGGCGCGCACCCTGCTGACGTACAGCCAGTCCTCGAACCCGAATTCCCCGCACTCGGCCGACCAGACCCGGCTCTTCTCCCAGGAGCGCTGGGTGAAGGCACGGTTCTGCGAGCGGGACATCCTCACCTCGCCCCGGCTGAAGGTGGTCTGGCCGCGCGAGCGGCACTGA
- a CDS encoding calcium:proton antiporter encodes MSTATHRSPLTDWTVLVPVVALVALVFSWGRDLPSLAVALVALCLAGAVLAAVHHAEVVAHRVGEPFGSLVLAVAVTVIEVALIVTLLADGGDKTSSLARDTVFAAVMITCNGIVGLSLLVGALRNRVAVFNAEGSGAALATVATLAVLSLVLPTFTTTKPGPEFSTAQLAFAATASLALYGLFVAVQTVRHRDYFLPVDTKRIRKEAAQAAAAAAAGEEDEHAEPPTARAALISLGLLLVALVAVVGNAKAVSPTIERGVADLGLPYAVVGVIIALLVLAPETLAAVRAARRDRVQTSLNLAYGSAIASIGLTIPAIALATIWLSGPLVLGLEPVHMVLLALTVVVSALTIVPGRATLLQGGVHLVLLAAYLFLAVSP; translated from the coding sequence ATGAGTACGGCAACCCACAGATCCCCCCTGACCGACTGGACCGTCCTGGTCCCCGTGGTGGCGCTCGTCGCGCTCGTCTTCAGCTGGGGACGCGACCTGCCTTCGCTCGCCGTGGCCCTGGTGGCCCTCTGCCTGGCCGGCGCCGTGCTGGCGGCGGTCCACCACGCCGAGGTCGTCGCGCACCGGGTCGGCGAACCCTTCGGCTCGCTGGTCCTCGCCGTCGCGGTCACCGTCATCGAGGTGGCCCTCATCGTCACCCTGCTGGCCGACGGCGGGGACAAGACCTCCTCCCTCGCGCGGGACACCGTCTTCGCCGCCGTCATGATCACGTGCAACGGCATCGTCGGCCTGTCCCTGCTCGTCGGGGCCCTGCGCAACCGCGTCGCCGTCTTCAACGCCGAGGGATCGGGCGCGGCCCTGGCCACCGTCGCCACGCTGGCCGTACTCAGCCTCGTCCTGCCCACCTTCACCACCACCAAGCCCGGCCCCGAGTTCTCCACGGCCCAGCTCGCCTTCGCCGCCACCGCCTCCCTCGCCCTCTACGGGCTGTTCGTCGCCGTCCAGACGGTCCGCCACCGCGACTACTTCCTGCCCGTCGACACCAAGCGGATCCGCAAGGAGGCGGCGCAGGCGGCCGCCGCCGCGGCCGCCGGTGAGGAGGACGAGCACGCCGAGCCGCCCACCGCCCGAGCCGCCCTGATCAGCCTCGGCCTGCTGCTCGTGGCGCTCGTCGCCGTCGTCGGAAACGCCAAGGCGGTCTCCCCGACCATCGAACGCGGAGTCGCCGACCTCGGCCTGCCCTACGCCGTGGTCGGTGTGATCATCGCCCTGCTCGTCCTGGCACCCGAGACCCTCGCCGCCGTCCGCGCGGCCCGCCGCGACCGCGTGCAGACCAGCCTCAACCTCGCCTACGGCTCCGCCATCGCGAGCATCGGCCTGACCATCCCGGCCATCGCCCTCGCCACGATCTGGCTCTCCGGGCCGTTGGTGCTCGGGCTCGAACCCGTCCACATGGTGCTGCTCGCGCTGACCGTCGTCGTCAGCGCCCTCACCATCGTCCCGGGCCGCGCCACCCTGCTCCAGGGCGGCGTGCACCTCGTGCTGCTGGCCGCGTACCTCTTCCTCGCCGTCAGCCCCTGA
- a CDS encoding acyl-CoA synthetase, whose amino-acid sequence MTDTPPNGFWAQAAADPERTVLVTPEGETWSAARLHADVNRLVHGLRAAGLERGDVFAVVLPNSVEFLTAYLAASQAGFYLVPVNHHLVGPEIAWIVSDSGAKVLIAHERFADAATAAADEAGLPASHRYAVGAVAGFRSYGELLDGQPDTAPGDRTLGWVMNYTSGTTGRPRGIRRPLPGKLPEETYLGGFLGIFGIRAFDDNVHLVCSPLYHTAVLQFAAAALHIGHPLVLMDKWTAEEMLRLIDEHACTHTHMVPTQFHRLLALPQETKDAYDVSSMRHAIHGAAPCPDHVKRAMIDWWGGCVEEYYAASEGGGAFATAEDWLKKPGTVGKAWPISELAIFDDDGERLPAGELGTVYIKMNTGGFSYHKDEGKTKKNRIGDFFTVGDLGLMDEEGYLFLRDRKIDMIISGGVNIYPAEIESALLTHPAVADAAAFGIPHPSWGEEVKAVIEPAEGFAASDALAAEILNHCERQLAGYKRPKTVDFIETMPRDPNGKLYKRRLREPYWEGHERAM is encoded by the coding sequence ATGACCGACACGCCCCCCAACGGCTTCTGGGCCCAGGCGGCCGCCGACCCCGAGCGCACCGTCCTCGTCACCCCGGAGGGCGAGACCTGGTCCGCCGCCCGGCTGCACGCCGACGTCAACCGCCTCGTACACGGCCTGCGCGCCGCCGGGCTGGAGCGGGGCGACGTCTTCGCCGTCGTCCTCCCCAACAGCGTCGAGTTCCTCACCGCCTATCTGGCCGCCTCCCAGGCCGGGTTCTACCTCGTCCCGGTCAACCACCACCTCGTCGGCCCCGAGATCGCCTGGATCGTCTCCGACTCCGGAGCCAAGGTCCTGATCGCCCACGAACGGTTCGCCGACGCGGCCACCGCCGCGGCGGACGAGGCGGGCCTGCCCGCGAGCCACCGGTACGCGGTCGGAGCGGTCGCGGGCTTCCGCTCGTACGGCGAACTGCTCGACGGGCAGCCGGACACCGCCCCGGGCGACCGCACGCTCGGCTGGGTCATGAACTACACCTCCGGCACCACCGGCCGGCCGCGCGGCATCCGCCGTCCGCTGCCCGGCAAGCTCCCGGAGGAGACGTACCTCGGCGGCTTCCTCGGGATCTTCGGCATCCGCGCCTTCGACGACAACGTCCACCTCGTGTGCTCGCCGCTCTACCACACGGCCGTCCTGCAATTCGCCGCAGCGGCCCTGCACATCGGGCACCCGCTGGTCCTGATGGACAAGTGGACCGCCGAGGAGATGCTGCGCCTCATCGACGAGCACGCCTGCACGCACACCCACATGGTGCCGACCCAGTTCCACCGGCTCCTCGCGCTCCCGCAGGAGACCAAGGACGCGTACGACGTCTCCTCCATGCGGCACGCCATCCACGGCGCCGCACCCTGCCCCGACCACGTCAAGCGGGCGATGATCGACTGGTGGGGCGGGTGCGTGGAGGAGTACTACGCGGCGAGCGAGGGCGGCGGCGCCTTCGCGACGGCCGAGGACTGGCTGAAGAAGCCGGGAACCGTCGGCAAGGCCTGGCCGATCAGCGAGCTCGCCATCTTCGACGACGACGGCGAGCGGCTGCCCGCCGGCGAGCTCGGCACCGTCTACATCAAGATGAACACCGGCGGCTTCAGCTACCACAAGGACGAGGGCAAGACGAAGAAGAACCGCATCGGCGACTTCTTCACCGTCGGAGACCTCGGCCTGATGGACGAGGAGGGCTACCTCTTCCTCCGCGACCGGAAGATCGACATGATCATCTCGGGCGGGGTGAACATCTACCCGGCCGAGATCGAATCGGCGCTGCTCACCCATCCGGCGGTCGCGGACGCCGCCGCCTTCGGGATCCCGCACCCCTCCTGGGGCGAGGAGGTCAAGGCGGTCATCGAACCGGCCGAGGGCTTCGCGGCGAGCGACGCCCTCGCCGCGGAGATCCTGAACCACTGCGAGCGGCAACTGGCCGGGTACAAGCGGCCCAAGACCGTGGACTTCATCGAGACGATGCCGCGCGACCCCAACGGCAAGCTGTACAAGCGCCGGCTGCGCGAGCCGTACTGGGAGGGCCACGAGCGCGCGATGTGA
- a CDS encoding nitronate monooxygenase, producing METELSRKLGMEHAIFGFTPFPAVAAAITRAGGFGVLGAVRYTAPDDLKRDLDWMQEHTDGKPYGLDVVMPAKKAVDGVSEADIEAMIPAAHREYVRDTLAKHHVPELAEGEASGWRITGWMEQVARNQLDVAFDYPIKLLANALGSPPADVIARAHDHGVLVAALAGSAKHARRHAEAGIDIVVAQGYEAGGHTGDIATMVLVPEVVEAVAPLPVLAAGGIGSGEQIAAGLALGAQGAWLGSLWLTTTEADMHSRALTEKLLAAGSGDTVRSRALTGKPARQLRTEWTDAWDDPEGPGALPMPLQGLLVAEAVSRIQKYEIQPLLGTPVGQIVGRMNSERSVQAVFDDLTSGFERAIDRITRIAGRA from the coding sequence ATGGAGACGGAGCTGAGCAGGAAACTGGGAATGGAACACGCCATCTTCGGCTTCACGCCCTTCCCGGCGGTGGCCGCTGCCATCACCCGGGCGGGCGGGTTCGGAGTCCTCGGGGCGGTCCGCTACACCGCCCCCGACGACCTGAAGCGCGACCTCGACTGGATGCAGGAGCACACCGACGGCAAGCCCTACGGGCTCGACGTGGTCATGCCCGCGAAGAAGGCCGTCGACGGCGTCAGCGAGGCCGACATCGAGGCGATGATCCCGGCCGCGCACCGGGAGTACGTCCGCGACACCCTCGCCAAACACCACGTGCCCGAGCTTGCCGAGGGTGAGGCTTCCGGCTGGCGCATCACCGGCTGGATGGAGCAGGTCGCCCGCAACCAGCTCGACGTCGCCTTCGACTACCCCATCAAACTCCTGGCGAACGCGCTCGGTTCCCCGCCCGCCGACGTCATCGCGCGCGCCCACGACCACGGAGTCCTCGTCGCCGCCCTCGCGGGCAGCGCCAAGCACGCCCGCCGGCACGCCGAGGCCGGCATCGACATCGTCGTCGCCCAGGGCTACGAGGCCGGCGGACACACCGGCGACATCGCCACCATGGTCCTGGTCCCCGAGGTCGTCGAGGCCGTCGCCCCGCTCCCGGTCCTCGCCGCCGGCGGCATCGGCAGCGGCGAGCAGATCGCCGCCGGACTGGCCCTCGGCGCCCAGGGCGCCTGGCTCGGCTCCCTCTGGCTGACCACCACCGAAGCGGACATGCACTCCCGCGCCCTCACCGAGAAACTGCTCGCCGCGGGCTCCGGGGACACCGTCCGCTCCCGCGCGCTCACCGGCAAGCCCGCCCGGCAGCTGCGCACCGAGTGGACCGACGCCTGGGACGACCCGGAGGGCCCCGGCGCACTGCCGATGCCCCTGCAAGGACTCCTCGTCGCGGAGGCCGTGTCCCGCATCCAGAAGTACGAGATCCAGCCGCTGCTCGGTACCCCCGTCGGGCAGATCGTCGGCCGGATGAACAGCGAACGCAGCGTCCAGGCCGTCTTCGACGACCTCACCAGCGGCTTCGAGCGCGCCATCGACCGCATCACCCGCATCGCCGGCCGGGCCTGA
- a CDS encoding serine hydrolase has translation MKAPGAAGNDGDTKGSGTTGPTAPDGGGSAPGTDGGGPEVDGGGAGTDGGGPGADGGGGSVRGLSRRRLGARLLALGGVLVLQAALPGSAGASGGPAERRALQGLRLRYGSARQAGLLERHLEGVANEARRFLGPSPEHPYYAGAVVLAGRGRTVALHRAIGDAVRYADYDGRTDRVREFPAAQRIAMAEDTVFDLASLSKLFTSLLAVQQMERGRLELEAPVNRYLPEFTGGGKESITVRQLLTHTSGLRSWAPFYQEPTRAGQLRLLWSVRPQETPGTVYRYSDLNLIALQLLLERITGHTLDLLLQDEITAPLGMHRTRYNPPLSWRRVTAATEVQRPPWSGLDRGLVWGEVHDENAHALGGVAGHAGVFGTAWDLAILARTLLDGGVYAGKRILRPASVELLFTDYNTAFPGDDHGLGFELYQHWYMGAMATPHSAGHTGFTGTSLVLDPSTDSFLILLGNSVHPVRTWRAGSAPRVAVGNRFARAIPVRTRHGGPAWYSGMETGGSGTLTLPALTPVTGSARLRCALWWDTVPGAGTLHVEASADGQTWEPLPFTTVRATGGAAEHWPQGSVSGWSGRIWHRLEAPLTAWAGREVRLRFRHTAQGRYVGRGAYVDILRVSEPAHLLFAEDRPADASRIEATGWSRSAD, from the coding sequence ATGAAGGCACCAGGGGCAGCCGGGAACGACGGTGACACGAAGGGCTCCGGCACGACCGGCCCGACGGCGCCCGACGGAGGCGGCAGCGCGCCCGGGACGGACGGCGGCGGGCCAGAGGTCGACGGCGGCGGGGCCGGGACGGACGGCGGCGGGCCCGGGGCGGACGGCGGCGGCGGAAGCGTGCGCGGGCTCAGTCGGCGGCGGCTCGGGGCGCGGCTGTTGGCGCTGGGTGGTGTGCTCGTGCTCCAGGCCGCACTGCCCGGGTCCGCGGGGGCCTCCGGGGGGCCCGCCGAGCGGCGCGCGCTCCAGGGACTGCGGCTGCGGTACGGGTCCGCCCGCCAGGCGGGGCTGCTGGAGAGGCATCTCGAAGGGGTGGCGAACGAGGCGCGGCGTTTCCTCGGCCCCTCCCCCGAACACCCTTACTACGCCGGGGCCGTGGTCCTCGCCGGGCGGGGCCGCACCGTGGCGCTGCACCGGGCCATCGGCGACGCCGTCCGGTACGCCGACTACGACGGCCGCACCGACCGGGTCCGGGAGTTCCCGGCGGCCCAACGGATCGCGATGGCCGAGGACACGGTCTTCGACCTGGCCTCCCTCTCGAAGCTGTTCACTTCGCTGCTGGCCGTGCAGCAGATGGAGCGCGGGCGCCTCGAGCTGGAGGCGCCGGTGAACCGGTACCTCCCGGAGTTCACGGGCGGGGGCAAGGAGTCGATCACCGTGCGTCAGCTCCTCACGCACACGTCGGGGCTGCGGTCCTGGGCCCCGTTCTACCAGGAGCCCACTCGGGCGGGTCAGTTGCGGCTGCTGTGGTCGGTGAGGCCGCAGGAGACCCCGGGGACGGTCTACCGCTACTCCGACCTCAACCTCATCGCCCTCCAACTGCTCTTGGAACGGATCACCGGTCACACTCTGGATCTCCTGCTCCAGGACGAGATCACCGCTCCGCTCGGGATGCACCGCACTCGTTACAACCCACCGCTCTCCTGGCGCCGGGTCACGGCCGCCACCGAGGTGCAGCGCCCCCCGTGGTCCGGGCTGGACCGCGGGCTCGTCTGGGGCGAGGTCCACGACGAGAACGCGCACGCGCTGGGCGGCGTCGCCGGGCACGCCGGCGTCTTCGGCACCGCCTGGGACCTGGCGATCCTCGCCCGCACCCTCCTCGACGGCGGGGTCTACGCCGGCAAGCGCATCCTGCGCCCCGCCTCCGTCGAGCTCCTCTTCACCGACTACAACACCGCCTTCCCCGGAGACGACCACGGCCTGGGCTTCGAGCTCTACCAGCACTGGTACATGGGCGCCATGGCCACCCCGCACTCCGCCGGCCACACCGGTTTCACCGGCACCTCGCTGGTCCTGGACCCCTCCACGGACTCCTTCCTGATCCTCCTGGGCAACTCCGTGCACCCCGTGCGCACCTGGCGCGCGGGCAGCGCTCCCCGGGTCGCCGTCGGCAACCGCTTCGCCCGCGCGATCCCCGTCCGCACGAGGCACGGCGGCCCGGCCTGGTACTCCGGCATGGAGACCGGCGGTTCGGGCACCCTGACCCTCCCGGCCCTCACCCCGGTCACCGGATCCGCCCGGCTGCGCTGTGCGCTGTGGTGGGACACCGTGCCCGGCGCGGGAACGCTCCACGTGGAGGCCTCCGCCGACGGGCAGACCTGGGAGCCGCTCCCCTTCACCACCGTCCGCGCCACCGGCGGAGCCGCCGAACACTGGCCGCAGGGTTCCGTCTCCGGCTGGTCGGGCCGCATCTGGCACCGGCTCGAAGCCCCGCTCACCGCCTGGGCCGGCCGCGAGGTCCGCCTCCGCTTCCGCCACACCGCCCAGGGGCGCTACGTGGGCCGCGGAGCCTACGTGGACATCCTGCGCGTCTCGGAACCCGCCCACCTCCTCTTCGCCGAAGACCGCCCCGCGGACGCCTCCCGCATCGAGGCGACGGGCTGGTCCCGCTCGGCGGACTGA
- a CDS encoding TetR/AcrR family transcriptional regulator, translated as MHSPERGSDRRTLIADSAIDLVATAGLRGLTHRAVDGAAGLPAGSTSYYFRTREALIGACYARLAELDLGDFDEGAAPSASSASSSPMGRDAVAAALAALLYRWLTSGRTRQLARFELSLEAARNPELATELHRAGQGSRDRAAGILAALGAARPVESAELLVAWADGLLYDRLAGALARSRPAPQLAELTSVTRRMIDAALA; from the coding sequence ATGCACTCCCCAGAGCGCGGAAGCGACCGCAGAACACTGATCGCGGACAGCGCGATCGACCTCGTGGCCACCGCAGGGCTGCGGGGCCTGACCCACCGGGCGGTCGACGGCGCGGCCGGGCTTCCGGCGGGCAGCACCTCGTACTACTTCCGTACGAGGGAGGCGCTGATCGGCGCCTGCTACGCGCGGCTGGCCGAGCTGGACCTCGGTGACTTCGACGAGGGCGCCGCGCCCTCCGCCTCGTCCGCCTCCTCCTCCCCGATGGGCCGGGACGCCGTTGCCGCGGCGCTCGCCGCGCTGCTGTACCGATGGCTGACCTCGGGGCGGACCCGTCAACTGGCGCGCTTCGAGCTGAGCCTGGAGGCCGCGCGGAACCCGGAGCTGGCGACGGAACTGCACCGGGCCGGCCAGGGCTCGCGGGACCGGGCCGCCGGGATCCTCGCGGCACTCGGCGCCGCCCGGCCGGTCGAGTCCGCCGAACTCCTGGTCGCGTGGGCCGACGGACTCCTCTACGACCGCCTCGCGGGCGCGCTCGCCCGCTCCCGCCCCGCCCCGCAGCTGGCCGAACTGACGTCCGTGACCCGCAGGATGATCGACGCGGCCCTCGCCTAG